A single Scleropages formosus chromosome 4, fSclFor1.1, whole genome shotgun sequence DNA region contains:
- the LOC108921299 gene encoding uncharacterized protein LOC108921299, whose protein sequence is MAEPLDRVRISAAELRAGATSFVEREAGTRGIREARKGPPLGRKRPDLQRYRPGQRQCHKAGETQNLQCGGGTGEGGGTEPSDRVADADTDGNVQPENVDSPCCSTDLVNLGNKYNHCAVSTPKPSSGVVGFDQVDLGKHSTTGSPGADRKPQDSRHPAQKHTPAIAGVPDSSRLMRRVRKPDRQIYKPGCLRDQHLPPESRFASQEHGNMGPAKRAARNGLAVENLTAKVEKLNMAHGEEVVVGQGGGKA, encoded by the exons ATGGCGGAGCCCCTAGACAGGGTGCGCATCTCGGCCGCTGAGCTGAGAGCCGGAGCGACGAGTTTCGTGGAGCGCGAAGCGGGCACCAGAG GCATACGGGAAGCAAGAAAAGGTCCTCCACTGGGGAGGAAGCGACCCGACCTCCAGCGCTACCGACCAGGCCAGCGACAGTGTCACAAAGCCGGGGAAACGCAAAATCTGCAGTGCGGGGGTGGAAcgggagagggaggaggaaccGAGCCCTCGGACCGGGTAGCGGACGCTGATACGGATGGAAATGTACAGCCAGAAAATGTGGACagcccctgctgtagtaccgaCCTTGTGAATCTTGGCAACAAGTACAACCACTGTGCTGTAAGTACCCCAAAACCCAGTAGTGGGGTGGTGGGCTTTGACCAAGTGGACCTTGGGAAGCACTCCACTACTGGTTCTCCTGGTGCTGACAGAAAGCCACAAGACAGCAGGCATCCTGCGCAAAAACACACTCCTGCAATTGCTGGTGTGCCAGACTCCTCTAGACTGATGCGCAGGGTACGCAAGCCTGACCGCCAAATATACAAACCAGGATGTTTGAGAGACCAGCACCTGCCACCAGAGTCTCGATTCGCCAGTCAGGAGCACGGGAACATGGGCCCTGCTAAGAGGGCTGCGAGAAATGGTTTGGCTGTGGAGAACCTCACTGCCAAAGTGGAGAAGCTGAACATGGCACAtggggaggaggtggtggtggggcaAGGAGGAGGCAAGGCTTGA